Proteins from a single region of Anthonomus grandis grandis chromosome 10, icAntGran1.3, whole genome shotgun sequence:
- the LOC126741058 gene encoding uncharacterized protein LOC126741058, with amino-acid sequence MKSRFRTSHTLTQNVLSDSIYQNESVNNDIVIDLSSDQDTIPYVINKPPALVNDDKVSCYANSVIQSFLCLPEFHASISKKNTALNNILNDILLKKINCTATVRRLVTGPHSDDFAENQQKDAQSFCQALIQKLDVDDFGIFIKATTYELLNCQSCDVYTNGGEQLIYTYFLYFPENCDDVIDFNSMLMLKDSDRLCPNCNNCNLRTRSVVVCIKYLVVCLQRISPQGSKINTKFFNFAPESIHLDNQIFKVRSVIRHHGNTIESGHYTSLVNYDDQWWKCDDNRITRISSFDNTLEDVYLLVLEKC; translated from the coding sequence ATGAAAAGTCGATTTAGAACTAGTCACACTTTAACTCAAAATGTTTTATCTGATTCCATCTATCAAAATGAAAGTGTAAATAATGACATCGTAATAGATCTTAGTTCGGATCAGGATACTATTccttatgtaataaataaaccaCCCGCATTAGTAAACGATGATAAGGTGTCCTGTTATGCAAATAGTGTCATTCAATCCTTTTTATGTTTGCCCGAATTTCACGCTTCTATTTCAAAGAAGAATACagcattaaataacattttaaatgatattttgctgaaaaaaattaattgcactGCAACAGTTCGTCGATTAGTAACTGGACCACATAGTGACGATTTTGCGGAAAATCAACAAAAGGATGCCCAATCATTTTGCCAGGCTTTGATTCAAAAATTAGATGTTGATGATTTTGGGATTTTTATAAAAGCCACCACCTATGAACTCTTAAATTGCCAAAGTTGTGATGTTTATACAAATGGGGGCGAACAACTGATATAcacatattttctttattttcctgaaaactgTGATGAcgtaattgattttaattcgaTGTTAATGTTAAAAGACTCTGATAGGCTTTGCCCTAATTGTAATAATTGTAATCTAAGAACACGCTCAGTAGTTGTTTGCATCAAATATTTAGTGGTGTGTCTTCAGAGAATTAGTCCTCAAGGTAGTAAGATAAACaccaaatttttcaattttgcccCTGAAAGTATACATTTGgataatcaaatatttaaagtaaggAGTGTTATTAGACATCATGGAAATACCATAGAATCAGGCCATTATACTTCTTTAGTAAATTATGATGATCAATGGTGGAAATGCGATGACAATCGGATAACAAGAATATCTAGCTTCGATAATACTTTAGAAGATGTATATTTATTAGTCttggaaaaatgttaa
- the LOC126741439 gene encoding uncharacterized protein LOC126741439, whose amino-acid sequence MPKVKKQSAKTKRLIQKARRAENILNQSKDSSIALKNNASEQGTNRTQIEETCVCKNTNKRKQTATDNKLTPKKKPKLTKDSSNGIQDKVPIVCSIKDTLKKIEIPKNQQIDTNKKELKKTNVEYDVEMVSKDNSTIPILLHKPTPFELAIREGPTVACSCCLRLWFPSICKTINIQRLEEKFGSQFIQKIVNNGYNFCGSCLTNLYKGKLPKFWCGNYNMVHAVPEELKGLSILEERMVSPRIPFMQIREVGYARQCYITGQIVNVPVNINTSTTLLPRHLDETQTIQIQLKRKLDYKNAYLFETVRPNIILKAAEYLCKQPLYQPEGIKLCVSNDWEQNIEDFIRTQSDLCKVNKTSEILNIDIEKMNVDGEDTSSTNVFEPARIQNNLNEKRNIYDLTEFLEDDEPVNPGGQETLLDKCNSENICFAPGEGKTPLHLMMDKYSDELSFPSLFCGYAKECFVNFSYSDEVKLLLQHMDRRFARTDFLLYAFKKCQLIQLTNAVYTALRKKKNEKGTYTVGQVRQTNFIEQLIRNDQGFHFLSKVKNSPAYWKQEKTKLLCMIRQFGIPTLFFTISAAETAWPELIAILAKVVDNKELNLEEASNLPYIEKTRLIRKDPVTCARYFDHRFKLLFKHMKSANGPFKMNPIEHHYYRVEFQHRGSPHVHGLLWLSNAPKLSVTPESFKECADFANKYITCQSDLESVRDIIQFNTHHHSKSCQKDVKGYKVCRYHIPYLPMDESIILMPINIDRVKEPELRKAMSEKYFTIMTKLNAKPELSFEHFLADLGMSKEEYINIIQHNIFKPTLFLKRQPKDGFINNFNEEIFSMMKSNMDIQLVYEPYGCCSYIVGYINKSSRGVSDLLMKTMEEIKKGNLDIKSKLKTLAAAFLNASEVSAQEAAYSVLQLHMYDTSTSYIYIPTSPIMERTKMLKSLEELNQMDSDDTNIYQEGLIEHYEARPDEMENICLAEFAAYYDFFKKEASTKINGLPLKGRSGVLVRRKCAKIISYRRYGLQQDPKNYYREQIMLYLPWRNEVDEIEQDSIDQQTIYEDRFEELAANRKKFNVLDEKTIDDALKLAEEKSDSLVHKGFDGEIDGEFGVYGLDKPAYDPFSCIGEDDDSPAKHIVFPTPHQITDLEYDSLIRKLNHKQYQFLNIVQDNIIEGKTFYCTLSGSAGTGKSHLITAITQSLLRHFNSIPGNNPTSLKVLLCAPTGKAAFNIGGITLHSALSLPISQYGEELVPLSHDVVNTIYCNLCDLKLIIIDEYSMVGARMFDHINSRLQQIFKSDAVFGNIPIIMCGDIRQLPPVMDVFIFLPVKSNPYKQLCGTYLWDHFKYFELTEIMRQSEDKAFAVALNNMALGKMTNEDIELIRSREIHTDLIPENAMHLFATNKEVDAFNEKKLSTYKTERAVSEARDIIKGSCSDRLKQLFMEHAKGLKKEESFGLMLTLILQIDAKYMISMNIDTSDGIVNGATGILRQIDYNQNQIPYRVWIEFFDDKSGKECRNKAQSLMKSKHIPSTWTPIEKAARAIKIKKGSNVHVERLQFPLLISEGITIHKSQGATYEQVAIHISSRMTRSSTYVACSRATKLSGLYIVGNFKAPKPPNEDNAAFKELVSMQTNKLITSKYDTQFIKDSNVKCIIAYHNVQSFSKNISLISNNPIFKDAHILIFVETWLHKNKQNLKLNNFEIFANLINDQSVSKPFGIICYKKLDIPVEIKLVKKYVKNFSGILFQAISFFLNDINVIAVYIPPKLTVIEAKICLDEILIGQQGDILIIGDFNKDIINNCDNGLKHCLISKGLTSKLDIVTINQ is encoded by the exons atGCCTAAAGTGAAGAAACAGTCAGCCAAGACTAAAAGGCTTATACAGAAAGCCAGAAGagcagaaaatatattaaaccaGAGCAAGGACAGTTCTATTGCCTTAAAGAATAATGCATCAGAACAAGGCACAAATAGAACGCAAATTGAAGAGACATGTGTatgtaaaaatacaaataaaagaaaacaaactgCTACAGATAATAAATTAACACCTAAAAAGAAACCAAAATTGACCAAAGATTCATCAAATGGAATACAAGATAAGGTTCCCATTGTTTGTTCTATTAAAGACACTCTTAAAAAGATAGAGATtccaaaaaatcaacaaatagACACTAACAAAAAGGAACTTAAAAAGACCAATGTAGAATATGATGTTGAAATGGTTTCTAAAGATAACTCTACCATACCTATATTATTACATAAGCCTACACCTTTTGAATTGGCTATACGAGAGGGACCAACGGTTGCATGTAGTTGCTGCTTAAGATTGTGGTTTCCATCTatatgtaaaacaataaacatcCAGCGATTGGAAGAAAAGTTTGGCTCccaatttatacaaaaaattgtaaataatggtTACAATTTTTGTGGCTCTTGCTTAACAAATCTTTACAAGGGAAAACTACCCAAATTCTGGTGTGGCAATTATAATATGGTTCATGCTGTACCAGAAGAGTTAAAAGGGTTATCGATTCTGGAAGAAAGGATGGTATCGCCAAGAATACCCTTTATGCAAATCAGGGAAGTTGGATATGCCAGACAATGCTACATAACAGGACAAATTGTTAATGTACCAGTGAATATAAATACATCCACTACATTACTTCCTAGACATTTAGATGAAACCCAAACTATACAGATTCAATTAAAACGTAAATTGGATTATAAAAATGCTTATCTATTTGAAACTGTAAGGCCAAATATAATCTTGAAGGCAGCTGAATATTTATGTAAGCAACCTCTTTACCAGCCAGAAGGTATAAAACTTTGTGTTTCAAATGATTGGGAACAAAATATTGAAGATTTTATAAGAACTCAAAGTGATCtctgtaaagtaaataaaacatctGAGATATTGAATATtgatattgaaaaaatgaatGTTGATGGAGAAGATACATCTTCCACGAACGTATTTGAGCCAGCtagaatacaaaataatttaaatgaaaagcgaaatatttatgatttaactGAATTTTTAGAAGATGATGAGCCTGTAAATCCTGGTGGTCAAGAAACTCTTCTAGATAAATGTAACtcagaaaatatttgtttcgCACCCGGAGAAGGAAAAACACCTCTACATTTAATGATGGACAAATATAGTGATGAATTGTCATTTCCATCACTATTTTGTGGATATGCAAAAGAATGTTTTGTCAACTTTAGTTACTCTGATGAAGTTAAACTTTTACTGCAACACATGGATCGAAGATTTGCAAGAACTGATTTTCTATTATATGCATTTAAAAAGTGCCAATTGATACAACTGACAAATGCTGTTTACACAGCCCTTAGAAAAAAGAAGAATGAGAAAGGGACATATACAGTTGGACAAGTTAGgcaaacaaattttattgaGCAACTAATTCGAAATGACCAAGGCTTCCATTTTCTTAGTAAGGTCAAAAATTCACCTGCTTATTGGaaacaagaaaaaacaaagttgctATGTATGATTCGTCAGTTTGGAATTCcaactttgttttttactaTATCTGCGGCAGAAACGGCATGGCCTGAATTGATTGCCATATTAGCAAAGGTGGTTGATAATAAGGAACTTAACCTTGAGGAAGCAAGTAATCTACCCTATATCGAGAAGACTCGTTTAATCAGAAAAGATCCCGTAACATGTGCTAGATACTTTGATCATCGGtttaaattgttgtttaaaCATATGAAGAGTGCCAATGGACCTTTTAAAATGAACCCAATAGAACATCACTATTATCGGGTAGAATTTCAACATCGTGGGTCTCCACATGTACATGGATTATTGTGGTTATCTAATGCTCCCAAATTAAGTGTGACGCCAGAGAGCTTCAAGGAATGTGCTGATTTTGCAAATAAGTATATTACCTGCCAGAGTGACTTAGAAAGTGTTCGtgatattattcaatttaatacaCACCACCATTCTAAGTCATGTCAAAAAGATGTTAAGGGGTACAAAGTTTGTAGGTATCATATCCCATATCTCCCAATGGATGAGTCTATTATACTTATGCCAATTAATATTGACAGAGTGAAGGAACCAGAACTACGTAAAGCCATGTCCGAAAAGTATTTTACGATAATGACCAAACTTAATGCCAAACCAGAGTTATCATTTGAACACTTTTTGGCTGACCTTGGTATGTCTAAAgaagaatatataaatattattcagcacaatatatttaaaccaacattgtttttaaagaGGCAGCCAAAAGAcggatttattaataatttcaatgaaGAAATCTTTTCCATGATGAAAAGTAACATGGATATACAATTGGTCTATGAGCCATACGGTTGCTGCTCTTATATTGTAGGCTATATCAACAAATCGTCACGAGGGGTATCCGACCTATTAATGAAGACAAtggaggaaattaaaaaaggcaACTTAGATATTAAAAGCAAACTCAAGACTCTTGCAGCAGCTTTTTTAAATGCGAGTGAGGTAAGTGCTCAAGAAGCAGCATACTCAGTTTTGCAATTGCACATGTATGACACTAGTACCTCTTACATATACATTCCTACAAGCCCAATCATGGAAAGAACAAAAATGCTAAAGAGCTTGGAAGAACTTAACCAGATGGACAGTGATGATACCAACATATATCAGGAGGGTCTAATAGAACATTATGAAGCAAGACCTGACGAAAtggaaaatatttgtttagcAGAATTCGCAGCTTACtacgattttttcaaaaaggagGCAAGCACGAAAATCAATGGTTTACCACTAAAAGGGAGGAGTGGCGTCTTAGTAAGAAGAAAGTGCGCTAAAATTATTTCGTATCGTCGATATGGACTTCAACAAGACCCCAAAAACTACTACAGGGAGCAGATAATGCTATATCTTCCATGGAGAAATGAAGTAGATGAAATAGAACAAGACAGTATAGATCAACAAACTATATATGAAGATCGATTTGAAGAACTTGCTGCAAACCGTAAGAAATTTAATGTGTTAGATGAGAAAACAATTGATGACGCCCTCAAACTTGCTGAAGAGAAATCTGATTCATTAGTACATAAAGGATTTGATGGAGAAATTGATGGTGAGTTTGGTGTTTATGGCTTAGACAAACCCGCATATGATCCGTTTAGTTGTATCGGTGAAGATGATGATTCTCCGGCAAAACACATAGTATTTCCAACACCTCATCAAATAACTGACTTGGAATATGATTCACTTATACGTAAGCTAAACCATAAACAATACCAGTTCTTAAATATTGTGCAGGATAATATAATAGAGGGGAAAACTTTCTACTGTACACTCAGTGGCTCTGCTGGTACAGGCAAAAGTCATCTGATCACGGCTATCACTCAGTCGCTACTTCGACATTTCAACTCGATACCAGGAAACAATCCTACCAGTCTAAAAGTTTTGCTTTGCGCTCCGACAGGCAAAGCCGCTTTTAATATTGGAGGCATCACCCTACACTCAGCATTATCTCTTCCGATATCTCAATATGGTGAAGAATTAGTTCCGTTGAGCCATGACGTAGTTAATAcgatttattgtaatttatgtgatttgaaattaattataatagatGAATATTCCATGGTAGGCGCCAGAATGTTTGACCATATTAATAGTAGATTAcagcaaatatttaaatctgaTGCTGTCTTTGGTAATATACCTATTATTATGTGTGGAGACATTCGCCAACTTCCACCAGTGATGgacgtatttatatttttgccaGTCAAATCAAATCCGTACAAGCAGCTATGTGGCACATATTTGTgggatcattttaaatatttcgaatTGACTGAGATAATGAGACAGAGTGAAGATAAAGCTTTTGCTGTAGCCCTAAACAATATGGCTCTTGGCAAAATGACTAATGAGGATATAGAGCTCATAAGATCAAGAGAAATTCATACAGATCTAATTCCTGAAAATGCAATGCACCTATTTGCCACTAATAAGGAAGTAGATGcgtttaatgaaaaaaaactgtCCACATATAAAACAGAAAGGGCAGTAAGTGAGGCTCGCGATATCATAAAAGGAAGTTGCTCTGATCgcttaaaacaattatttatggAACATGCTAAAGggttaaaaaaagaagaaagttttGGCTTAATGTTAACATTAATTCTACAAATAGATGCCAAATACATGATCTCCATGAATATAGATACTAGTGACGGCATAGTTAATGGTGCCACAGGTATTTTACGCCAAATAGACTATAATCAAAACCAGATTCCTTATCGAGTTTGGATTGAGTTTTTCGACGATAAATCTGGGAAAGAATGCAGAAACAAAGCGCAATCCCTTATGAAATCCAAACATATTCCATCCACTTGGACGCCAATAGAAAAAGCCGCAAGAGctattaagattaaaaaaggCAGCAACGTACATGTTGAACGACTTCAATTTCCTCTGTTAATCAGCGAGGGAATTACCATTCATAAAAGTCAAGGCGCAACCTACGAACAAGTTGCTATCCATATTTCAAGTAGGATGACCCGAAGCAGTACCTACGTTGCTTGTAGTCGAGCCACTAAGCTTAGCGGCCTCTATATTGTTGGAAACTTCAAGGCTCCAAAACCGCCAAACGAAGATAATGCAGCTTTTAAGGAATTAGTAAGTATGCAAACAAATAAACTTATAACATCAAAGTATGACACTCAATTTATTAAGGATTCAAATGTTAAATGCATAATTGCTTACCATAATGTGCAGAGTTTCTCAAAGAATATTAGTCTTATTAGTAATAATCCAATTTTTAAAGACGCacatatattaatatttgttgaaacATGGTTGCAtaagaacaaacaaaatttaaaattaaataactttgaaatttttgccaATTTAATTAATGATCAAAGTGTCAGTAAACCTTTCGGAATTATTTGTTACAAGAAACTAGATATACCAGTGGAAATaaaattagtgaaaaaatatgtaaaaaacttCTCTGGTATACTTTTTCaagcaatttcattttttttgaatgatataaatgtTATAGCAGTTTATATTCCACCAAAACTGACTGTTATAGAAGCAAAAATTTGTTTAGACGAAATTCTTATTGGGCAACAAGGGGACATTTTAATCATTGGAGATTTTAATaaggatattattaataactgtGATAATGGTCTAAAACATTGCTTAATATCAAAAGGCTTAACTTCAAAACTTGACATTG TCACCATAAATCAATAG